The following coding sequences lie in one Zingiber officinale cultivar Zhangliang chromosome 2B, Zo_v1.1, whole genome shotgun sequence genomic window:
- the LOC122047491 gene encoding 14-3-3-like protein GF14-C isoform X2: MSPVESSREDNVYLAKLAEQAERYEEMVEYMEKVVKTINTEELTVEERNLLSVAYKNVIGARRASWRIISSIEQKEEGRGNENHVTLIKEYRSKVEAELGKICDGILKLLDSHLVPSASTAESKVFYLKMKGDYHRYLAEFKTSAERKEAAESTLLAYKSAQDIALADLAPTHPIRLGLALNFSVFYYEILNSPDRACSLAKQAFDEAISELDTLGEESYKDSTLIMQLIRDNLTLWTSDITEDGADEIKEASKKESGEGQ, encoded by the exons ATGTCTCCTGTGGAATCCTCGCGCGAGGACAATGTATACTTGGCGAAACTGGCAGAGCAGGCAGAGCGGTACGAGGAGATGGTGGAATACATGGAAAAGGTGGTGAAGACAATCAACACGGAGGAGCTTACTGTGGAGGAGCGCAACCTCCTCTCAGTAGCCTATAAGAACGTGATTGGGGCTAGACGTGCATCCTGGCGCATCATCTCTTCAATTGAACAGAAAGAGGAGGGTCGTGGTAACGAGAATCATGTGACACTGATCAAGGAGTACCGCAGCAAGGTGGAGGCTGAGCTCGGCAAGATCTGCGATGGCATCCTGAAGCTGCTTGATTCCCACCTGGTCCCCTCTGCCAGTACTGCTGAATCCAAAGTGTTTTACCTCAAGATGAAGGGTGATTACCACAG GTACCTCGCAGAGTTCAAGACTAGTGCCGAGAGGAAGGAAGCTGCTGAGAGCACTCTGTTAGCTTACAAATCTGCACAG GATATTGCTTTAGCTGATCTTGCTCCAACTCATCCTATAAGGCTTGGGCTGGCACTTAACTTCTCTGTGTTCTACTATGAGATTCTTAATTCACCAGATCGTGCTTGCAGCCTCGCCAAGCAG GCATTTGACGAGGCTATCTCGGAACTGGATACATTGGGCGAAGAATCGTACAAGGACAGTACCTTGATCATGCAACTTATACGAGACAACTTGACACTGTGGACCTCTGACATTACG GAGGATGGAGCTGATGAGATCAAGGAAGCCTCAAAGAAAGAATCTGGAGAGGGACAGTGA
- the LOC122047491 gene encoding 14-3-3-like protein GF14-C isoform X1, with protein MSPVESSREDNVYLAKLAEQAERYEEMVEYMEKVVKTINTEELTVEERNLLSVAYKNVIGARRASWRIISSIEQKEEGRGNENHVTLIKEYRSKVEAELGKICDGILKLLDSHLVPSASTAESKVFYLKMKGDYHRSVSPRYFGIEKDRYLAEFKTSAERKEAAESTLLAYKSAQDIALADLAPTHPIRLGLALNFSVFYYEILNSPDRACSLAKQAFDEAISELDTLGEESYKDSTLIMQLIRDNLTLWTSDITEDGADEIKEASKKESGEGQ; from the exons ATGTCTCCTGTGGAATCCTCGCGCGAGGACAATGTATACTTGGCGAAACTGGCAGAGCAGGCAGAGCGGTACGAGGAGATGGTGGAATACATGGAAAAGGTGGTGAAGACAATCAACACGGAGGAGCTTACTGTGGAGGAGCGCAACCTCCTCTCAGTAGCCTATAAGAACGTGATTGGGGCTAGACGTGCATCCTGGCGCATCATCTCTTCAATTGAACAGAAAGAGGAGGGTCGTGGTAACGAGAATCATGTGACACTGATCAAGGAGTACCGCAGCAAGGTGGAGGCTGAGCTCGGCAAGATCTGCGATGGCATCCTGAAGCTGCTTGATTCCCACCTGGTCCCCTCTGCCAGTACTGCTGAATCCAAAGTGTTTTACCTCAAGATGAAGGGTGATTACCACAGGTCGGTCAGTCCAAGATATTTTGGCATAGAAAAGGATAG GTACCTCGCAGAGTTCAAGACTAGTGCCGAGAGGAAGGAAGCTGCTGAGAGCACTCTGTTAGCTTACAAATCTGCACAG GATATTGCTTTAGCTGATCTTGCTCCAACTCATCCTATAAGGCTTGGGCTGGCACTTAACTTCTCTGTGTTCTACTATGAGATTCTTAATTCACCAGATCGTGCTTGCAGCCTCGCCAAGCAG GCATTTGACGAGGCTATCTCGGAACTGGATACATTGGGCGAAGAATCGTACAAGGACAGTACCTTGATCATGCAACTTATACGAGACAACTTGACACTGTGGACCTCTGACATTACG GAGGATGGAGCTGATGAGATCAAGGAAGCCTCAAAGAAAGAATCTGGAGAGGGACAGTGA
- the LOC122048789 gene encoding uncharacterized protein LOC122048789, giving the protein MVVGTEFDTTLEFQEKEDVINAVKHWQLRAARLKKLGGGWGITRYKGPHTCVARAISLDHRQLDSNFICNCILEGVKKDPSKSVGRKHGRLNRRLLPEFGVIGMNHTNVYHISLQLCNRQILEVLYVIDSIEFTKPVIQIDGTFLYGKYKHSLLIATTIDGDNSMIPLAYALVESENVDSWGWFMALLRTHVVRCDGICVISDRHIGIMQTMNNQYLGWDETHAKYRYCLRHVASNFNTRFKNVGLKNLLIKAGRTCQVRKCERVLEWVKERNDEA; this is encoded by the exons ATGGTAGTTGGTACAGAATTTGATACAACATTGGAGTTTCAAGAGAAGGAAGATGTAATTAATGCAGTTAAACA TTGGCAGTTACGTGCAGCAAGGCTAAAGAAACTTGGTGGAGGATGGGGCATAACACGATATAAAGGTCCACACACATGTGTTGCGAGGGCTATATCGCTTGATCACAGACAATTGGACTCAAACTTTATATGCAACTGCATATTGGAAGGGGTGAAGAAAGATCCATCCAAGTCAGTTGGAA GAAAGCATGGGAGGCTAAATAGAAGGCTATTGCCAGAATTTGGGGTGATTGGGATGAATCATACCAACGTCTACCATATTTCTTTGCAGCTTTGCAACAGACAAATCCTGGAAGTGTTGTATG TTATTGACAGTATCGAGTTCACAAAGCCAGTGATCCAAATTGATGGAACTTTCCTTTATGGTAAGTATAAACATTCACTCCTAATTGCAACAACCATTGATGGAGATAACTCTATGATTCCACTGGCTTATGCGCTGGTAGAGTCCGAGAATGTGGACAGTTGGGGATGGTTCATGGCGCTCCTTCGAACACATGTAGTAAGGTGTGATGGTATATGTGTCATTTCCGATAGACATATTGGAATTATGCAGACAATGAATAACCAATATCTCGGTTGGGATGAAACTCATGCAAAATATCGCTATTGCCTCCGTCATGTGGCCAGCAATTTTAACACACGCTTCAAAAATGTTGGACTCAAGAATTTACTCATAAAGGCTG GGAGGACGTGTCAAGTAAGAAAATGTGAACGAGTTTTGGAGTGGGTAAAAGAGAGGAATGATGAGGCATGA